A genome region from Anastrepha obliqua isolate idAnaObli1 chromosome 4, idAnaObli1_1.0, whole genome shotgun sequence includes the following:
- the LOC129245791 gene encoding proteasome subunit beta type-5-like — protein MALAEITGIANAPYMKINNSSMGFLEQTYNLNNPYCLLAPPSNGPVDIKTMNTAGEKTGIKIDYDHGTTTLGFKYKGGVILAVDSRATGGQFIGSQEMKKIVEINKYLLGTLAGGAADCVYWDRVLAKECRLHELRNKKHISVAAASKIMANIAHEYKGMGLSMGMMLAGYDDKGAGLYYVDSEGSRSPGNVFSVGSGSIYAYGVLDSGYKFDLEDLDAYELGRRAIYHATFRDAYSGGIVRVYHLKEDGWIKISEDDCKDLHYKYAEEKIQ, from the exons atggCTTTAGCTGAAATAACAGGCATTGCTAATGCTccatatatgaaaataaacaatAGTTCGATGGGGTTTCTAGAGCAAACTTACAATCTGAACAATCCATATTGCCTCTTAGCACCACCATCGAATGGA CCTGTCGATATAAAAACTATGAATACTGCAGGGGAAAAAACTGGTATTAAGATTGATTACGACCACGGAACTACTACTTTAGGATTCAAATATAAAGGTGGTGTCATATTAGCGGTAGATTCTCGCGCAACTGGAGGCCAATTTATAGGTTCAcaagaaatgaagaaaattgtagAAATCAACAAATACTTATTAGGCACATTAGCTGGTGGTGCTGCTGATTGTGTTTACTGGGACCGCGTACTTGCGAAGGAATGCCGTTTGCATGAGCTGCGAAATAAGAAACACATATCTGTAGCCGCTGCTAGCAAAATCATGGCGAACATTGCCCACGAATACAAGGGCATGGGCTTGAGTATGGGTATGATGTTGGCAGGGTATGATGATAAAGGTGCAGGTCTATATTATGTGGATTCGGAAGGATCACGTTCCCCAGGGAATGTATTTTCCGTTGGAAGTGGTTCGATATATGCATATGGTGTTCTTGATTCCGGTTACAAGTTCGACCTAGAAGATCTGGATGCGTATGAATTAGGGCGCCGCGCTATTTATCATGCTACATTCAGGGACGCATATTCTGGAGGCATTGTTCGGGTTTACCACTTGAAGGAGGATGGGTGGATCAAAATATCCGAAGATGATTGCAAAGATCTACATTATAAATACGCCGAGGAGAAAATTCAATAA